One window of Microbacterium sp. Root61 genomic DNA carries:
- a CDS encoding alkylhydroperoxidase domain protein yields MTDITQLVAVRTHDAPHPEAFTREGVGWLPWLDPKPEAELTERHFAAAIDRNRLKSDYFRLLVRDPEILAARTRTDNDIFYNVAEGLPRAERELAATAASRENGCVFCASVHSRFAAHYSHRPDDVQRLLDDGVTAELGDRWDAIVAAAVAVTRTPFGLTTAHIARLREVGLDDLSISDVIHGAAFFNWANRLMLSIGRAVAPAEA; encoded by the coding sequence ATGACCGACATCACCCAGCTCGTCGCCGTCCGGACGCACGATGCCCCGCACCCTGAGGCGTTCACCCGCGAGGGCGTCGGGTGGCTGCCGTGGCTCGACCCCAAGCCCGAAGCCGAACTCACCGAGCGGCACTTCGCGGCCGCGATCGATCGCAATCGACTCAAGTCGGACTACTTCCGGCTGCTCGTGCGCGATCCCGAGATCCTGGCGGCACGCACGCGGACCGACAACGACATCTTCTACAACGTCGCCGAGGGGCTGCCTCGAGCGGAGCGCGAGCTTGCGGCGACCGCTGCCTCCCGGGAGAACGGGTGCGTGTTCTGCGCATCGGTCCACTCCCGTTTCGCGGCGCACTACTCCCACCGGCCCGACGATGTGCAGCGTCTGCTCGACGACGGCGTCACCGCCGAGCTGGGCGACCGCTGGGACGCCATCGTGGCGGCGGCCGTCGCGGTGACCCGCACCCCGTTCGGGCTCACCACGGCCCACATCGCGCGGCTCCGCGAGGTGGGGCTGGACGACCTGTCCATCTCGGACGTGATCCACGGCGCCGCGTTCTTCAACTGGGCGAACCGGCTCATGCTGTCGATCGGCCGCGCCGTCGCGCCCGCGGAGGCGTAA
- a CDS encoding CMD domain protein, giving the protein MSTDTDIIDRLVGVAPGSRIDVLRRRRPETREQSQASYDALFSPLDDGDASLAERRLVAAFITRLAADTATAAHHAAQARDADAALTDIVVSEAAAASTSGPYGHYAEEGLHAESTDGLRYHAAESVRESIGARLTAALEHAHLLVYRPREASGDSIQALLDAGWTPDGIVTLSQLVAFISFQQRVISGLRVLSEEVAA; this is encoded by the coding sequence ATGTCCACCGACACCGACATCATCGACAGGCTGGTGGGCGTCGCGCCCGGCAGTCGCATCGATGTGCTGCGTCGCCGCCGTCCCGAGACGCGGGAGCAGAGTCAAGCGAGCTACGACGCCCTCTTCAGCCCGCTTGATGACGGCGACGCCAGTCTCGCCGAGCGCCGGCTGGTCGCCGCGTTCATCACGCGCCTCGCCGCCGACACGGCGACCGCCGCGCACCACGCCGCCCAGGCCCGAGACGCGGATGCCGCGCTCACCGACATCGTGGTGAGTGAAGCGGCGGCTGCCTCGACCAGCGGCCCGTACGGTCACTACGCCGAAGAGGGACTGCACGCCGAGAGCACCGATGGACTGCGGTATCACGCCGCCGAGAGCGTCCGCGAGAGCATCGGGGCGCGCCTCACCGCGGCGCTGGAGCACGCGCACCTGCTGGTCTATCGGCCGCGCGAGGCCTCCGGAGACTCCATCCAGGCGCTGCTCGACGCGGGCTGGACGCCGGACGGCATCGTCACCCTCTCGCAGCTCGTCGCCTTCATCTCATTCCAACAGCGGGTCATCTCCGGACTCCGCGTACTCTCCGAGGAGGTAGCAGCATGA
- a CDS encoding putative FMN-dependent luciferase-like monooxygenase has translation MTIKGVGFFTRVLDEAPPAERYRFALEQVTRAERAGFDSVWVAQHHFHEKEGGLPSPLVFLAHAAALTERIRLGTGIITLPLEHPVRLAEDASVTDLVSGGRLELGFGSGGTPSSFPSFGTTFDARREVYDAHLATVTAALRGDAIAGSDNRLYPASGTLADRIWEATFSKRGAIAAGRRGNGLLLSRTQPATPETVGLSLSDIQNDIIDGYLEALPSGVAPRILASRTAFVADTTEEARLWAARGLEKFRAVFAAQGLDAATGDLDDLIRASDTHLGTPSDVAEQLAADTTLQRATDVSFQVHSVDPPHELILRHIDLLASEVVPALNWRAQLATASR, from the coding sequence ATGACGATCAAAGGGGTCGGGTTCTTCACCCGCGTGCTCGATGAGGCGCCCCCCGCCGAGCGGTACCGATTCGCGCTCGAACAGGTCACCCGCGCCGAGCGCGCCGGCTTCGACTCGGTGTGGGTCGCCCAGCATCACTTCCACGAGAAGGAGGGCGGGCTGCCGTCGCCTCTCGTCTTCCTCGCGCACGCGGCGGCACTCACGGAACGGATCCGACTCGGCACCGGCATCATCACGCTGCCTCTCGAGCACCCGGTGCGCCTCGCCGAGGATGCGAGCGTGACGGATCTGGTCTCCGGCGGACGCCTCGAGCTCGGGTTCGGCTCCGGGGGCACACCCAGCTCGTTCCCCAGCTTCGGCACCACCTTCGACGCGCGACGCGAGGTGTACGACGCCCATCTCGCGACGGTGACCGCGGCGCTGCGAGGGGACGCGATCGCGGGGTCGGACAATCGCCTCTACCCGGCGTCCGGAACCCTCGCCGACCGCATCTGGGAGGCGACCTTCTCGAAGCGCGGTGCCATCGCCGCAGGGAGACGCGGCAACGGCCTGCTGCTGTCGCGCACCCAGCCGGCCACCCCCGAGACGGTGGGCCTGTCGCTGAGCGACATCCAGAACGACATCATCGACGGCTACCTGGAGGCGCTGCCGTCCGGCGTCGCGCCCCGCATCCTCGCGTCGCGGACCGCCTTCGTGGCGGACACCACCGAAGAGGCGCGGCTGTGGGCCGCGCGGGGACTCGAGAAGTTCCGTGCCGTGTTCGCCGCACAGGGCCTGGATGCTGCGACCGGCGATCTCGACGACCTGATCCGCGCCAGTGACACGCACCTGGGCACGCCGAGCGATGTCGCCGAGCAGCTCGCCGCGGACACCACCCTGCAGCGGGCGACCGATGTGTCGTTCCAGGTGCACTCGGTCGATCCTCCGCACGAGCTCATCCTCCGTCACATCGACCTGCTCGCGTCCGAGGTCGTACCCGCTCTGAACTGGCGCGCGCAGTTGGCCACCGCATCCCGCTGA
- a CDS encoding dipeptide ABC transporter ATP-binding protein has product MSLLSIRDLVVDYDTREGGTHTAVDGVSLSVAPGEVVAIVGETGSGKTTTALSVLGLLAGNARIRSGTIALNGTEIQGWSRRRLETIRGKSVGLIPQDPGSSLDPLKSVGWQVGEALRIHGEKDRSAVSARVTALLDRVGLPGERVARAYPHELSGGMRQRVLIAAALALQPRLLIADEPTSALDVTVQRRILDLLDDLRRQDGTGILFVTHDLGVAAERADRIIVMKDGRVEDDGSVAAVLDSPSSGYTRRLLLNAPSLNDRVFRGPPTVIASAEEDAAPAVRVSGLHKQFRRGGSRATTVTAIDDVSFEVAAGTTHAIVGESGSGKSTTARILLGFETPDGGEVTVAGNDVAGLRGEARRQFRQTVQLVYQNPFGSLNPRMSVLDIVAEPLRNFGLGGRRIRREQAAAILDRVALGTAVHTRRARELSGGQRQRVAIARALILDPRVVVLDEPVSALDVSVQAQILDLLAELQRERGLTYVFISHDLDVVRQVSDTVTVLHHGRVEEAGPTRQIYLHPQKEYTRELLEAIPRRVDRQRQKETTT; this is encoded by the coding sequence ATGAGCCTGCTGAGCATTCGCGACCTGGTCGTGGACTACGACACCCGTGAGGGCGGAACCCACACGGCGGTGGACGGGGTGAGCCTGTCGGTTGCTCCCGGTGAGGTCGTCGCCATCGTGGGGGAGACAGGGTCGGGCAAGACCACGACGGCCCTGTCGGTGCTGGGGCTGCTCGCGGGCAACGCGCGGATCCGCAGCGGAACGATCGCGCTCAACGGCACCGAGATCCAGGGCTGGTCACGGCGCCGCCTCGAGACCATCCGCGGGAAGAGCGTCGGTCTGATCCCGCAGGACCCGGGCAGCTCGCTCGACCCGCTGAAGAGTGTCGGCTGGCAGGTCGGCGAAGCGCTCCGCATCCATGGTGAGAAGGACCGATCTGCGGTTTCGGCCCGCGTCACCGCGCTGCTCGATCGCGTGGGACTGCCCGGTGAGCGGGTGGCGCGCGCATATCCGCACGAGCTGTCCGGGGGGATGCGGCAGCGGGTGCTGATCGCGGCGGCGCTCGCGTTGCAACCTCGGCTGCTCATCGCCGACGAGCCCACCAGCGCCCTCGATGTCACCGTGCAGCGGCGCATCCTCGATCTGCTCGATGACCTCCGTCGGCAGGACGGCACCGGCATCCTCTTCGTGACGCACGACCTCGGTGTGGCGGCCGAGCGCGCCGATCGGATCATCGTGATGAAGGACGGGCGTGTGGAGGATGACGGGTCCGTCGCCGCCGTGCTGGACTCGCCGTCGAGCGGGTACACGCGTCGGCTGCTCCTGAACGCGCCGTCGCTCAACGACCGCGTCTTCCGAGGGCCCCCGACGGTGATCGCCTCCGCAGAAGAGGACGCCGCGCCCGCCGTGCGTGTCAGCGGGCTGCACAAGCAGTTCCGCCGCGGAGGATCACGCGCGACGACGGTGACGGCGATCGATGACGTCTCCTTCGAGGTCGCCGCCGGCACGACCCATGCGATCGTCGGGGAATCCGGTTCGGGCAAGTCGACGACCGCCCGCATCCTTCTCGGATTCGAGACCCCGGATGGGGGAGAGGTCACCGTCGCGGGCAACGACGTGGCGGGCCTGCGCGGCGAGGCGCGTCGTCAGTTCCGACAGACCGTGCAGCTCGTCTACCAGAATCCCTTCGGCTCGCTCAACCCGCGCATGTCGGTGCTCGACATCGTCGCCGAGCCGCTCCGCAACTTCGGTCTCGGCGGACGCCGCATCCGGCGCGAGCAGGCTGCCGCGATCCTCGATCGGGTCGCACTGGGGACGGCCGTGCACACCCGCCGCGCCAGAGAGCTCAGCGGAGGGCAGCGTCAGCGAGTGGCCATCGCGCGTGCGCTCATCCTGGATCCGCGCGTCGTCGTGCTCGACGAGCCGGTGTCCGCCCTGGACGTGAGCGTGCAGGCCCAGATCCTCGATCTGCTGGCCGAACTCCAGCGTGAGCGCGGGCTCACGTATGTCTTCATCTCCCACGACCTCGACGTCGTGCGGCAGGTGTCCGACACCGTCACGGTGCTGCACCACGGCCGTGTCGAGGAGGCCGGGCCGACCCGGCAGATCTACCTCCACCCGCAGAAGGAATACACCCGAGAGCTGCTGGAAGCGATCCCGCGGCGCGTCGACCGGCAACGACAGAAGGAGACGACGACATGA
- a CDS encoding ABC transporter permease, which translates to MTIATERELDPHRPIEVVGDVLVDEQPPALPTSSTPTRARHAGRLLFGIRRPSVTLVLSWVIVVVVVLWAIAPVLFAPYDAYTSVVTGLQGPSWQHLFGTDSVGRDQFSRVVYGASESLLGAFVAVTVGMVVGTVLGVVSGSLGGFVDDAVMRFVDVLLSIPGLLLALTIVILLGPGTINVAIAVGIGSVATFARLVRSEVVQVRGTEYVEAAFGSGARFIAVLWRHILPNSTRPVVALAAMQFGIAILALSTLGFLGYGVTPPDPEWGMIIAQGRDMLGAAWWVTTLPGAVIVAVVLSANRISHALGGSK; encoded by the coding sequence ATGACCATCGCAACCGAGCGAGAGCTCGACCCCCACAGGCCGATCGAGGTCGTCGGTGACGTCCTCGTCGACGAACAGCCTCCCGCGCTGCCGACGTCATCGACGCCGACTCGTGCGCGGCACGCCGGTCGCCTCCTGTTCGGCATCCGTCGACCGTCCGTGACGTTGGTCCTCTCGTGGGTCATCGTGGTGGTCGTGGTGCTGTGGGCGATCGCTCCCGTCCTGTTCGCACCGTACGACGCCTACACCAGCGTGGTCACAGGGCTTCAGGGACCCAGCTGGCAGCACCTCTTCGGCACCGACTCCGTCGGCCGCGACCAGTTCTCGCGCGTCGTCTACGGCGCATCCGAATCCCTCCTCGGCGCATTCGTCGCCGTCACGGTCGGCATGGTCGTCGGCACCGTCCTCGGCGTGGTGAGCGGATCCCTCGGCGGATTCGTGGATGACGCGGTGATGCGCTTCGTCGACGTGCTGCTGTCGATCCCGGGCCTGCTGCTCGCGCTGACCATCGTGATCCTGCTCGGACCGGGGACCATCAACGTCGCTATCGCCGTCGGGATCGGATCCGTCGCCACCTTCGCCCGTCTTGTGCGCAGCGAGGTCGTCCAGGTGCGCGGGACGGAGTACGTCGAAGCGGCGTTCGGGTCCGGCGCGCGGTTCATCGCGGTGCTGTGGCGCCACATCCTGCCCAACTCCACCCGGCCGGTCGTGGCGCTGGCCGCGATGCAGTTCGGCATCGCCATCCTCGCGCTCTCCACGCTCGGCTTCCTCGGCTACGGGGTCACGCCGCCGGATCCCGAGTGGGGCATGATCATCGCGCAGGGCCGCGACATGCTCGGTGCCGCGTGGTGGGTGACGACGCTTCCGGGCGCGGTCATCGTGGCCGTGGTGCTCTCCGCCAATCGCATCAGCCACGCACTGGGAGGCTCGAAATGA
- a CDS encoding ABC transporter permease: MSRRIVTRIAQSLFVLWAAYTVSFLLLNALPGDGIMIKFENPEMGLSAEQVAVIREYYRVDDPLLIQYIHALLGALHGDFGYSIENAVPVIDRVQAALPSTLVLAGLAFVVAVILALGVSLAAVYSRSGWLRNALIGVPSLLISIPAFWLGIVLIQVLSFQLAWVPVIGGEDWQKLILPVITLAIPVSAPLAQIILRTLDDVATSPFIHVVEAKGASRWWTLTRHTARNSLLPVLTISGLIFAELISGSVVVETVFARNGIGRLTNQAVTAQDMPVMQAIVVIAAAVFVLINLIVDLLYPVLDPRLRARGRTQTTDKHSPVREAAGA; this comes from the coding sequence ATGTCCCGGCGCATCGTCACTCGTATCGCACAGTCGCTGTTCGTCCTGTGGGCGGCGTACACCGTGTCATTCCTCCTGCTGAACGCGCTCCCCGGCGACGGCATCATGATCAAGTTCGAGAACCCCGAGATGGGGCTCTCGGCCGAGCAGGTCGCCGTCATCCGCGAGTACTACCGTGTCGACGATCCGCTGCTCATCCAGTACATACACGCGCTGCTGGGCGCGCTCCACGGCGACTTCGGCTACTCCATCGAGAACGCGGTGCCGGTGATCGACCGGGTGCAGGCGGCATTGCCCTCGACGCTGGTGCTCGCCGGGCTGGCGTTCGTCGTGGCCGTCATCCTGGCGCTCGGCGTGTCCCTGGCCGCCGTGTACTCGCGCTCGGGGTGGCTGCGCAACGCGCTCATCGGGGTTCCGTCGCTGCTGATCTCGATCCCGGCCTTCTGGCTGGGCATCGTGCTGATCCAGGTGCTGTCGTTCCAACTCGCGTGGGTCCCCGTGATCGGCGGGGAGGACTGGCAGAAGCTCATCCTGCCGGTGATCACCCTGGCGATCCCCGTGTCCGCCCCGCTCGCACAGATCATCCTGCGCACACTGGACGACGTCGCGACGAGCCCCTTCATCCACGTCGTCGAGGCGAAGGGCGCATCGCGGTGGTGGACTCTCACGCGCCACACGGCGCGCAATTCGCTCCTGCCGGTGCTGACGATCAGCGGACTGATCTTCGCCGAGCTGATCTCCGGATCCGTCGTGGTCGAGACCGTCTTCGCCCGCAACGGCATCGGCCGCCTCACCAACCAGGCCGTGACCGCGCAGGACATGCCCGTCATGCAGGCGATCGTCGTCATCGCCGCGGCCGTCTTCGTCCTGATCAACCTCATCGTCGATCTGCTCTACCCCGTCCTGGATCCGCGATTGCGTGCGCGCGGCCGGACACAGACCACAGACAAGCACTCGCCGGTGCGCGAGGCAGCCGGAGCGTAG
- a CDS encoding TIGR04028 family ABC transporter substrate-binding protein: MSRSVLRAAAGAVAIIGIASLAACASTPSPGGSASPSGEPVVGGTLTFLEYQFPTCFYAGGGGYYPVATILNQIGDKLTYQDPETRDIEPWLAESWEINEDATEYIFHLRDDVTFSNGDPLTAEVVAANFDHFGLGDKELGLAAQEFVSNYESSEVIDDSTVVFHFTAPSPGFLQATSVVGSAIVAQETLELPYEQQCQLENFIGTGPFTVGDVVPEQEYTLNVRKDYDWAPAEIEHQGRAYLDAIHVIVTPEDSVRIGALKSGQGDAIRTVQAYDEGGLEDAGFEVYAPQTNGVNPQLALRFTNPLLADITVRKALQLATNPQEITDTLFSDNYKPATSVLSSGATGYVDLSDKLIYDPEKANELLDDAGWVAGADGIREKDGQRLSFTTFVIAVFPQSQQTNEIIAQQWEKVGVELKIETPDPATSTARQKDANDIGVITTHVGRVDPDVLKSNFWSKGSRNALLSDDTVLDDLLVQISTLPSEEERYAKAAEVQNYLIDNAYTIPLYELPQTYAAAPYVHGFGWESVGRAWLYNAWLDK, translated from the coding sequence ATGTCCCGTTCCGTTCTCCGCGCCGCGGCAGGCGCCGTCGCGATCATCGGCATCGCCTCGCTCGCCGCCTGCGCGAGCACACCATCCCCAGGAGGCTCGGCTTCGCCGTCCGGTGAGCCGGTCGTCGGCGGCACGCTCACCTTCCTCGAGTACCAGTTCCCGACCTGCTTCTACGCCGGGGGTGGTGGCTACTACCCGGTCGCCACGATCCTCAACCAGATCGGCGACAAGCTGACGTATCAAGACCCCGAGACCCGCGACATCGAGCCCTGGCTCGCCGAGTCGTGGGAGATCAACGAGGATGCGACGGAGTACATCTTCCACCTCCGCGACGATGTCACCTTCTCCAACGGCGACCCGCTGACGGCGGAGGTCGTCGCGGCGAACTTCGATCACTTCGGTCTCGGCGACAAGGAGCTGGGCCTGGCGGCGCAGGAGTTCGTGAGCAACTACGAGTCCTCCGAGGTGATCGACGACAGCACCGTCGTCTTCCACTTCACTGCACCCTCGCCCGGATTCCTGCAAGCCACCTCTGTCGTCGGCTCGGCGATCGTCGCCCAGGAGACGCTGGAGCTGCCGTACGAGCAGCAGTGCCAGCTGGAGAACTTCATCGGCACCGGACCCTTCACGGTCGGCGACGTGGTTCCCGAGCAGGAATACACCCTCAACGTGCGCAAGGACTACGACTGGGCCCCGGCCGAGATCGAGCACCAGGGTCGTGCGTACCTCGACGCGATCCACGTCATCGTCACACCGGAGGACAGCGTGCGCATCGGCGCGCTGAAGTCCGGTCAGGGCGATGCCATCCGCACCGTGCAGGCCTACGACGAGGGCGGGCTCGAAGACGCCGGGTTCGAGGTGTACGCGCCGCAGACCAACGGAGTGAACCCGCAGCTCGCCCTGCGCTTCACCAACCCGCTGCTGGCGGACATCACCGTGCGCAAGGCGCTGCAACTGGCGACGAACCCTCAGGAGATCACCGACACGCTCTTCTCCGACAACTACAAGCCCGCGACATCGGTGCTCAGCTCGGGGGCGACCGGCTACGTGGATCTCTCGGACAAGCTGATCTACGACCCCGAGAAGGCGAACGAGCTTCTCGACGACGCCGGCTGGGTCGCCGGAGCCGACGGGATCCGGGAGAAGGACGGACAGCGACTGTCGTTCACGACCTTCGTGATCGCGGTCTTCCCGCAGTCGCAGCAGACCAACGAGATCATCGCCCAGCAGTGGGAGAAGGTCGGCGTCGAGCTGAAGATCGAGACGCCGGACCCGGCGACGAGCACGGCACGTCAGAAGGACGCGAACGACATCGGCGTGATCACCACTCACGTCGGTCGCGTCGACCCCGACGTGCTCAAGAGCAACTTCTGGAGCAAGGGCTCGCGCAACGCGCTGCTCTCCGACGACACGGTGCTTGATGACCTGCTCGTGCAGATCTCGACGCTCCCGTCCGAGGAGGAGCGCTACGCCAAGGCCGCCGAGGTGCAGAACTACCTGATCGACAACGCCTACACGATCCCGCTCTACGAGCTGCCGCAGACATACGCGGCCGCACCGTACGTGCACGGATTCGGGTGGGAATCCGTCGGGCGGGCGTGGCTCTACAACGCCTGGCTGGACAAGTAG
- a CDS encoding sulfurtransferase: protein MPLLITASELATLLASDAAPRLLDVRWRLDRPEGRPEYLEGHLPGAVYVDLDHELSRRGEPSEGRHPLPTREQLQESARRWGLKSGDAVVVYDDVQSVAAARLWWLLRGVVDVRVLDGGLRAWTDAGLPLETGDVLPPRGTVELPVEPSYDVADINDAAAWPRRGVLLDVRAPERYRGDIEPLDPIAGHIPGAISLPTGVHLNSGRFHEPVVIRASFASAGVTPGVATAAYCGSGITAAHTALAGAIAGIDVVVFPGSWSQWSNTRGRPIATGPTPAGVVSPA, encoded by the coding sequence ATGCCCCTGCTGATCACCGCGTCCGAACTCGCCACGCTGCTCGCCTCCGATGCGGCCCCGCGTCTGCTGGACGTGCGCTGGCGGCTGGACCGGCCGGAGGGGCGTCCCGAGTACCTCGAGGGCCACCTGCCGGGTGCCGTGTACGTCGACCTCGATCACGAACTCTCGCGCCGGGGCGAGCCGTCCGAGGGGCGGCATCCTCTTCCCACGCGGGAGCAGCTGCAGGAGTCCGCCCGGCGCTGGGGGCTGAAGTCGGGCGACGCCGTCGTGGTCTACGACGATGTGCAGTCCGTGGCGGCTGCGCGGCTCTGGTGGCTGCTGCGCGGCGTCGTCGATGTCCGGGTGCTGGACGGGGGACTGCGCGCCTGGACGGATGCCGGGCTGCCCCTGGAAACCGGCGACGTGCTCCCGCCGCGCGGCACTGTGGAACTGCCCGTCGAGCCGTCCTACGACGTCGCCGATATCAACGATGCCGCCGCCTGGCCACGCCGAGGCGTGCTGCTGGACGTGCGCGCGCCGGAGCGGTATCGCGGTGACATCGAACCGCTCGATCCGATCGCCGGGCACATCCCTGGGGCGATCAGCCTCCCGACCGGAGTGCACCTGAACTCCGGCCGGTTCCACGAGCCCGTCGTCATCCGAGCGTCGTTCGCCTCGGCCGGCGTCACGCCCGGCGTGGCGACCGCCGCCTACTGCGGGTCGGGCATCACCGCCGCCCACACCGCGCTCGCCGGAGCCATCGCCGGGATCGACGTGGTCGTGTTCCCCGGGTCCTGGAGCCAGTGGTCCAACACCCGCGGGCGTCCGATCGCCACCGGTCCGACGCCGGCAGGGGTCGTGTCGCCCGCCTGA
- a CDS encoding O-acetylhomoserine aminocarboxypropyltransferase/cysteine synthase family protein yields the protein MPVTPPEQSFATAQVQAGFVSGVAQNTAVPPIYQSNAFEFSTLSEARDLFALRRDGNIYSRAANPTVLVFEERVAVLEGGIAAAGVASGQAAVALSLLALAKSGEHIVAARQLYGGTVDLLQDTFADWGIAVTFVDQDDLQAWADAVRPETRAFFAESVTNPIAQILDLRAVADIAHAAGVPVVIDNTVATPYLQRPKDFGADISVHSATKFIGGHGTSLGGVIVDLGTFDFSAEPARWPQLTEPYRRVAGGSLVERFGEKASPYIALVKTKYVHDLGPSLSAFNAFQLLQGLETLDLRMSRHSANAQLVAEFLEAHPAVARVHHPGLPSSDWHGLVETYLPRGAASVFSFDLHSTGDDAADFERVEQFIGRLHISRLVANIGDARSLVAHPASMTHSHMTPTQLAESGITSTTVRLSVGLEDPSDILRDFGAALDVV from the coding sequence ATGCCAGTTACCCCTCCCGAGCAGTCATTCGCGACGGCGCAAGTTCAGGCGGGGTTCGTCTCCGGTGTCGCCCAGAACACCGCGGTTCCGCCGATCTACCAGTCGAACGCGTTCGAGTTCTCGACACTGTCCGAGGCGCGCGATCTGTTCGCGCTGCGCCGCGACGGAAACATCTACAGCCGTGCGGCCAACCCCACGGTGCTCGTCTTCGAAGAGCGCGTCGCCGTGCTCGAGGGCGGCATCGCTGCGGCCGGCGTCGCCTCCGGCCAGGCTGCGGTCGCGCTCTCGCTGCTCGCCCTCGCGAAGTCGGGTGAGCACATCGTCGCCGCCCGTCAGCTCTACGGCGGCACCGTCGACCTGCTGCAGGACACCTTCGCCGACTGGGGCATCGCCGTCACGTTCGTCGATCAGGACGACCTGCAGGCCTGGGCGGACGCTGTCCGTCCGGAGACCCGCGCGTTCTTCGCCGAGTCGGTGACCAACCCGATCGCCCAGATCCTCGACCTCCGCGCCGTCGCCGACATCGCGCACGCCGCGGGAGTGCCGGTCGTGATCGACAACACCGTTGCGACGCCGTACCTGCAGCGCCCGAAGGACTTCGGCGCCGACATCTCGGTGCACTCCGCCACGAAGTTCATCGGCGGCCACGGCACCTCCCTCGGCGGCGTGATCGTCGACCTCGGCACGTTCGACTTCAGCGCCGAGCCCGCCCGCTGGCCGCAGCTGACCGAGCCGTACCGCCGCGTCGCCGGCGGCAGCCTGGTCGAGCGGTTCGGGGAGAAGGCCTCGCCCTACATCGCCCTCGTCAAGACCAAGTACGTGCACGACCTCGGCCCGTCGCTGTCGGCCTTCAACGCCTTCCAGCTGCTGCAGGGTCTGGAGACACTGGACCTGCGGATGTCGCGGCACAGCGCCAACGCGCAGCTGGTGGCCGAGTTCCTCGAGGCGCACCCCGCCGTGGCGCGCGTGCACCACCCCGGGCTGCCCTCCAGCGACTGGCACGGACTCGTGGAGACGTACCTGCCGCGCGGCGCGGCATCCGTCTTCTCCTTCGATCTGCACTCGACGGGCGACGACGCGGCGGACTTCGAGCGCGTCGAGCAGTTCATCGGGCGTCTGCACATCTCGCGGCTCGTGGCCAACATCGGCGACGCGCGCAGCCTCGTGGCGCACCCGGCGTCGATGACGCACAGCCACATGACGCCGACGCAGCTGGCCGAGTCCGGCATCACCTCGACGACCGTGCGCCTGTCGGTCGGGCTGGAAGACCCGAGCGACATCTTGCGCGACTTCGGCGCGGCGCTCGACGTCGTCTAG